The genomic region ataatggtatgttttttaaaacactaattaCCTTCAGGTAGAACTTCTACAACAACTGGCAGCTCAACCCAAAATGAGTTCACAGAGATCCATGAGCCCATTCCAAACAGGGCCACCAAAATGTGTGTAACGATGGCATGATTCCACCATGTATCTGCCATTTATGTCTAGAAAAAGGGCACGGTTAAGTTAGAGCATTGCACTTTTCTTACACCCATTTCTTTTGACTGTATTTGAAGGAATAGATTGGTCAAAATAGCAACAGTTTTACAATTGAGTACATTCCTCATCCTAAACTGTGTTATTTGATGTGGATtgtgtttaaactaaataaAGTTAAAGACTAGTCATGACCATCACTGAAATGCTTGAAATGCTAAATTATTGCAATgagatataaaatattcatttagtattttaatattaaaatagatcTGTTACTAAATctgtttaaaacattacatataATGAATTGTTGCTTTGTGAGATGACCATTTcctgtttttataatttaaaattaaatttgctCAGCTTAAATGAACAGTAATTGCCAAACAGAGAAAATGTTATATGAGATGCCAGAGggcttttaaagaaaaatacacatgtaacattgattaaaaaaggttgaaatggaaaaagaaattaaatagtAGATGgtaaattatttactttttttttttttttttagattgatGAATAGATGGATGAGTCTAAGGTCTGTAAAACGTTCATTACTGCAAGTGGAAGATTCTTGAACAGAAAGATTTACAgaccataattaaaaaaaaaaaaaagatttagattataaattattttattgtgacatcttttatttaacatttctaCTGTAACATAACATGTTACTTTAACATATTTGTAAAATATCATAGTTATTccaaacatttatataattatatacatgtatgaatatgcaaatattatataaatatatactatTGATATATAGAGcatacattataaatataataataatgtacattatcaataataataaaattattattattggttgTAGTATTAATAGTTGTattgtagtaaaaaaaaaacacaacaagtaGGTTtctaaaaacttttttattttgcaatgaaacttctataaaaacaaatgttGAAAAACTTAAGttcaaaattcaataattccCTATTTCAAAAGGTCTAGCAATCTCTTAAGTATAAGAGAACACGCTTGTTTATAACAAAACATCTGAGAACAAATATCTGATCCATAtggagaaaaacaaaatcaagaaacTATTGAAAGTGAAGTAACATATTCCGTAGTATTAAAACAATCAAAGAAACTCAAAGTTCTGCCTGTAACAAGGGGCAAAAAGCTTTCTTTTCTTTATATCAATACTACTGTCAGTTTGTTGAGTTTGCTGACTAGTGGATGTGCTTTGAGGGTCTGCGGATGTTGTTTGCGTCAGGGTCTCTTGAATCTCTGTGTGATCAAGCACATTTTCACCTGGTGATGTAATTATAACTCTCTCATTTGGCAGGATGTCCTTCAGTGTAGAAACCATGTCATTCAAAGAGAAACCAATGTGATTTAGCTTTTTGTCTCTGGAACCCAAGATGCTCTTTTGGTAGTTCAGCTCACAGCGAATTACCTCACGTGTATGTGCATGGCTTGCACCTTGTAGTTTTTTAAGCAATCGTTCCACATCTTGTTTGCTTTTACATGGCCCGCCGTATTTTGAAACCGCTCCAACAATCATTTTCTTATAAATGTGATCCTGAGCCTTTTGCTTTAGTCTAGACACCTtcattttttttgcagcattgaGATTTGCTCCTTCAAACATGGAGTAGTGTTTTGACGCTTGTTGCTGCTTTTGAATGGATGTGGCAGGTGATAATGTGACCGATGGTGATGTAGGTTCATCTGTCGTCATTCGGGAAGCAGGTTCTTGTTCTGTCCCTTCGGAAGCGCAACCTTTGGCTTGAGTTTTATCAGGCCTGGTCTTCTCATAAGGGTACCCATGACCGAAGGGGTACTCACCCATCAGCTGTGAAAATGTGCAGTTTGCCATTTGAACAGCTATATCACTAGGCTGATCTTTGCAGTACTCGCCGCCAGGTAAGAAATCTTTGAGATTGTCCTCCAGTACAGCTGCGAGGGCTTTCATCATCCTCTGCAAACAAGCCCTCATGAGAGTACCGAACTGGTTTTCTGCATTAGCACGACAATATCTGAACACTCCTTCAAAAGTCCCCTCTTGCATTGGAACCTGTAAGAATGCATTCAGAAATGCTTCTGGTTGCAAAAGGCAACTGGCATCTTGCGACCATTCCAAGAGCTTTTCGTACAGGCAAAGGATGTACCTACTGAAAAGAGGATATTCTCCATCACTCTTCAGAAGCTGCCAAAAGGGTCCCAAGACTTTAAGGTAGACAATCGCAACAACACAGACTAGCGCCTGCAAAGCCTCGTCGTTTGCATCAGCATTGACGCTCTCCAACAGGATATTTGAGTTGTCATTCAGAAGCTGCAGGTCAGATACAAAAAGAACAACATCTTCATGATGGTGAATGAGTCCGGCAGCTGCCTCAAAGTAGTTAATGACACGATTCGACCGATTTATAGGTAGTCTGGAAGGGTTTTTTCTCTCGAGGCAAAAAGCAAGCCAGTGCCTGCGGTAGTTTGGATTGGTCTCCTCACTTGGACATAAAATTTCAGAAGCCATGTGAATGTAACGAGTCACGGCGCTCTCATCGAAGTTGACAAAACTCTGAAATCTGGGGTGCTTGTCACGTCCCAGTTTCTCGCCTGTGGTGTTCACAAGGTCTCTTCCAAATGATATCATTTGCTGCTCAGTTACATCAATAAGTTCGAAAAGGAATTGGCAGATGTAGCGCAGGAAATTCAAAGGTGGCACTATTGGATGGGTGCTTTCTTTGACTTTGTCATCGAGAGATCTCAGGTTTGCATCTTCCTTCAGCATTGCTGAGAAGTGATTCTGAAGTAGATCCATTGAAGCCACCTTAGCAGCTTCGTTCTTTCCTCCATACACGTCAGCAATCTTCTGCCAAGACAGCACAGAGAGATCAAGAAGAGTTACATTGTCGCCCGTGTCACTTCTTGGGTCTTCTTCTACATCTTCTAGTGACTGTATCAATGTTTGTTGGTTCTGTGATCTCTGTTCCCTTTTTACACCAATCACATGGGGCATTTGCTTTGGTTCATGCTGAAATGGAGATTTCACAGTGGCATTTGTCTGCAAAATATCAAAGGGTTCATCTTCCTCCTTGACTGCAGAAGGCTTATGCACGGACATGTGGCGTTTCTTCCTTAGATGTGCTTTGATCATTGCCACCCTTCTGTATTCAATATCATCAGCATCCCTTTCCGGAGCAAGATCAAATGGACTCTGAAGAAACTCATCCAGCAATCCACGGCTCCTCTTTCGGCTCCTCTGATTGTTGCGGTACTGTATTCTGAAATTCTTGAGATTAGCTCGTAGGAGCCTATAGGCTTTTTGAATCTTGCCATCACTACAAAATAAAGGTTCAAAGTTACGAATCCAGGACACTAAGACGACCGGGTCTAATTTCTCTCGTGAAATAAAATTAGTCAATTCGAGAACTAGGCCATTTGTGAGACCAGTTAATTTTGCACGATCAGAAAAATCAGACATTTCAAGTAAATCTCTTCTTCCGATTCCGATGCTATCACATATAGGTCCAACAAATTCGAAGTTGACATCTGAATCAAGAAAATTTTGTCTGGCATCTCCAGTTAAGCTCAAAGCTGTCGTGGTGTTTCTCTCAATCAGGCTTCGAAAATCAGCAGACTGAAACATTGGGATAATCTTTTGAAGCCATTGTATCAAATCAACCCATGAAAGATCTTGCTCCTCTCTCATCAGCCCAATTTGGACCAACATGCGGTTTTTCCAGGGCTTTTCATCCAGCTCTATCAGCTCTCCGTAATGAGCACCAAGGAAGTCATCAACAAGCTTGGAGTAAAAATCATCCTCTGCAAGACATGAAACAACAAaactattataatatattacatgtgtgtgtgtgtgtgtatatgtatatataagtaAACATGTAACGCATACATTATGTAAAgaaaataactatattgtatgagatataaaaaataagaaagcagatacttaaaaaaaaaaaaaaaaaaaaaaaaaaaaggtgcttGTTTATGAGTGTAAGTCAttaaaaaacaagacaaaaagtgTTACTCACTGAGCTCAGCAGCAATGGTCTTAGCACTTGCACTAGAGGAACCAAAGACTTGCAGGTCCTCCATAGTTGAACATCAAAGTGGCTTGGCTTGATTTTTAAACCATCCGGTGAGCCCGCTTCCAAATAAAGGCCAGATATATGTTTTAGTAATAACGACCAGAGCATGGTAGTCCACAGTTGATCTTAATTGTGcaacaaatattattttatttttatttttttaaatcacgtTACAACAGGTGTACCAGTCTGAGAGCTTAATTTTCCTATTGGTATTACATGGTTATAACagttttaaacagaaaaaaaattaaactctCATCTTCTGCCTTTCCAGTTCTTAGATTTACAAGACGAATTCTTTATACATTATAAAGATACTATGGTAACATGGTAAGTTTGTTATCTTGGTATTAGCCAATGCTATCAACAGAAAAAAGACACTGCATGTTAATTAATTCACCATTATTTTAGGGCGTTATAATGTTTATAGTAACTATAGTATCTGTGGTTTCCTGTGTAATATTGTAAAGGTTATGAAAATTACCAGTTGTGCAAGTCACACAAAAAGAGAATAAACAGAATTCATAAGACAAAAATAGTACTGAAAGAATGGTGCAAAAGTTCAGTTGCATCACTGCTAGCTTTACTAGCGTAAATCAAGGTCACATAATCTGTCAACTGAGCGAGTTATTTGTTAGTTATCCTTGAATATTCAAGGAACAAAATGTTCACGCTCCATTTGCTTACGCGGCTACTTTTTTTAGGAAAGGGGACGTAAAATCGACTTCCTGCTATTATTGACTAAATATCGATTGCTTtggttttactattttttttaaaaagtgctaggGCTGAAACTAGAATATGTTTTCACTATTCGTGTTTGTTCTCTTTACCGCGCGAGAACACGACATGCACCGTATCGTGAAGTTTGAAAACATACTGTCTGTGTTGAATTGGTATTTCTGTTGGAGATTACCATTGATAAGACGTTTAAGCAACGTTATTtagtaaacatatttaaaactttaatacGCATTCACAAAAATGTACCAAGGgcaattaatacattttcaacaacaacagtaatatgtAAGTGTGAAATCTTTGTACTCACCAATGTATTGTGCTGCGACGGTATTATTTGCTTTGTAGTAGATGTAGGTATTTTGTGTAGCGTCTTCTCCTTGGACACTTTGCAGTGTGTAGAGAAGCGTGGTTTTCTCTTTGGACCCTTTGCAGTGTGTAAGGAGAGAGTTGGGGATTCCGTTTAGGTAATAATTTTCATGTAAACGGAGGAGGATCCACTCTACATCCTGGACTTCCCTGTTGAGTCACGTGCGCATTTGAGGAGACTCTGATTGGATATACCACTTTCAGAGTTGGTTCTATCGACAAACTGTCCGAAGCTTCCTAATAACATCATATGTAGGCACTTATtgttgtttattatgttttcttttcgattaaattttatttaaaaatgtgttttattgaaATTTACGTGCCCCAGTTTTGTTGCAGCAGTGATTCAACACATAAAACATTAAGTCCGTTATGATGTAAATAATTTTGAAATGTCAAtatcaaaaagaaaagaaagtaaTTAGTTTAATGTTGTTGACTCGCGAAACCATCGGACCGGTTCAGCCCGAGGTGAACAAAAAGATTCAGACCAAATTTTACTAAATAAGTAGTTTTGACcagtaataaaacaaacaaaacgtatatatttaaaaacgcTTGTGTTATGTATGTCCACATCAGCAtgcagaaatatgttcatttattTAGCTATTTTATGACGAATTGTGAAGCATGTTCtgcaaaaaaaagttattcTCCAAACAGCGGACAGACTAGTCAGTATGAAAGCGGATATGACGACATTCATTGACCAAAGTGCATCATGGGGCTCGGATAATAACAACAAAGGAGCAAAATTGTACTTCGATTATGCTTCAGTATATGGTGCTGTAAACGCTAAATTATTTTGCCCAGTTGTCCGATTTTTTTTGCGAAGACCTCACAACTGCTGTCGAATCTATAACATGCAACAATGCACAAAGAGAATTGATTATAAAGTTTAAATGAACTATCTGTAAGTTGTCCTCATGCCAATTTTCCGTATTTTCTTCTTCGTTAagttttttttactattatttactAAAGCGATTTTAAGGAccagtttttgaaagaaattgttttttcttcttcttcttttctgtATGGAAAGCAAAATAATGCAGGTTTCCAACTCAAGCACAGAGCCAGAGTCACTCCAGGCACCTTCTGCAGAAATGTCAACCAGCAGAGCTGGGACATCCCAGAATACACCTGCAAAAGGAAAAGGACTTTTGAAAAGGAAAGCTGGTTCTCTTAAGGATGACAAtagcaaaaagaaaaagagaaaaaatgtcAAACGAACTGTGAGACCAAATTACACCATCCAGGAGGGAGAGGACATGCTTTTGATTATATCAAATATAAGTAGTGGTGACAGTATATGGAAGCCCAAGCGGAAGGGatgtaagaaaaaaaagttaaacaaaAAAGGGAAAAGTAAAACCTCtgctaacaaaacaaaaaaagcaccAGTAAAAGCTAAAATCCCCAAAGTCACAGAAGAAACTACtgataaaaatgttgatttGGACAATGTGAATGCTGTTAGGTTTGACCACTGGGGTCAGAGTTTACCGATAGAGGTCCTGGTGAAAATCTTTCAGTTTGCAGTTCACCAGGATGGAGCAGTTCCTTTTCTGTGCAGGTGAGGCCTTACACTGTATTTGTGCTCTTCAGTTTCTGTGCAGGTGAGGCCTTACACTGTATTTGTGCTCTTCAGTTTCTGTCCAGCCTTTAGAACTTGCTACAGATACTATATTAGCTTTATGTTTATAGTTACTTTGGTTTGCTGTCTTTAAAAGGGCTGGCAGAGTTTGCCGTCTATGGAATGGAGCTGCATCCTCTCCGGTCCTGTGGCGCAGTGTGTCAGTTGGCTACTGCTGGATTGAACCTGGTAAGAGTCAGTTACCTGGGACAGAACAGAAGATTAGGAACACTGTAGACTGGCTAGCTGAAAACAGGTCAGTGATTGAACCAAACAAAAAGTATGTttcgttgttgttttttttgtttttttaaaactggTAGAACTTATTGAAGACAAGATTATGCATTGCAAAGAATTATTCATGCATATTAGCTAAATTTTGTTGTGTCCATTTCCTGCAGATTGTCTCAGCTGAGGGAGTTTTCCCTTTGCCACTGGAAAAAACATGTTGACTATGTTATCCaggtaataataattaatctgCTGTGGAATTTTGTTTCTGGTATTTAAATCTGTTTCTGATATTCAGGGTCTGTGCTCTGTTTTTCTAGAAAGTTTCACAATCATGCCCAAATCTTCAGTCTCTCAAGCTGTCTTACTGCACGGGAATGACAGAAACAGCCTTCCAAATCCTTGGTGCTGACTGTCGTTCATTAGAGAATATAAATGTGCAACACTCAGAGGTTTGTATGTAATTGTATTATTGTTTACTTAGATTTAAAGGGACACTTAACCTAAAATGAAAACTTCATTCcaatgttattccaaacctgtatggcgagcgccctctggcttttagatggagaagcatttactgcTGATCACAGAGCcctacagctctgacaagcatAAAAATAAccgcagcctttgccaaataGTGTGTGGTTTAATCATGATAAATCGTGCAGCAATATTGGTGTTTTTTTGCATCTTTGAAAAGCTTCTGTCCAAGTCCATTATAGTTGGGTTTTAAAGAGTGACCAGTATTCTCAATATAGACCATATTTCTCTTTTTACACCTagtattaaaggaacactccactttttttgaaaataggctcattttccaactcccctagaatTAAagagttgagttttaccgttttcgaatccattcagccgatctccagttctggcggtaccacttttagcatagcttagcatagttcattgaatctgattagaccgttagcattgcgcttaaaaatgaccaaagagttttgatatttttcctatttaaaacttgactcttctgtagttacatcgtgtactaagaccgacggaaaatgaaaagttgctattttgtaggctgatatggc from Chanodichthys erythropterus isolate Z2021 chromosome 15, ASM2448905v1, whole genome shotgun sequence harbors:
- the fbxl6 gene encoding F-box/LRR-repeat protein 6 isoform X2 is translated as MSTSRAGTSQNTPAKGKGLLKRKAGSLKDDNSKKKKRKNVKRTVRPNYTIQEGEDMLLIISNISSGDSIWKPKRKGCKKKKLNKKGKSKTSANKTKKAPVKAKIPKVTEETTDKNVDLDNVNAVRFDHWGQSLPIEVLVKIFQFAVHQDGAVPFLCRAGRVCRLWNGAASSPVLWRSVSVGYCWIEPGKSQLPGTEQKIRNTVDWLAENRLSQLREFSLCHWKKHVDYVIQKVSQSCPNLQSLKLSYCTGMTETAFQILGADCRSLENINVQHSEFNVDGLVSFLEAYGNQIKKIYFTHSTKSDKLLSALSKSCCPELRLLEINTKLDGGYCQLPICFQALQIGCPKLQTFRLMNVTPVPKMIRNTPSSTSGFPMLEELCIATSSHSFMTDSDLTNVLHGSPHLRVLDLRGASRITATGLYALPLEKLECLYWGLYFNSNTMVASKKGIHMLAQKWSSTLRELDLANQPFSEEDMEIAMGHLAHGAGVDLFRSLNLSGTKISSSALRLFITQAPALKYLNLSSCRYLPRGLKRVYHGQEDIQLLLDKLG
- the fbxl6 gene encoding F-box/LRR-repeat protein 6 isoform X1 is translated as MNYLKIMQVSNSSTEPESLQAPSAEMSTSRAGTSQNTPAKGKGLLKRKAGSLKDDNSKKKKRKNVKRTVRPNYTIQEGEDMLLIISNISSGDSIWKPKRKGCKKKKLNKKGKSKTSANKTKKAPVKAKIPKVTEETTDKNVDLDNVNAVRFDHWGQSLPIEVLVKIFQFAVHQDGAVPFLCRAGRVCRLWNGAASSPVLWRSVSVGYCWIEPGKSQLPGTEQKIRNTVDWLAENRLSQLREFSLCHWKKHVDYVIQKVSQSCPNLQSLKLSYCTGMTETAFQILGADCRSLENINVQHSEFNVDGLVSFLEAYGNQIKKIYFTHSTKSDKLLSALSKSCCPELRLLEINTKLDGGYCQLPICFQALQIGCPKLQTFRLMNVTPVPKMIRNTPSSTSGFPMLEELCIATSSHSFMTDSDLTNVLHGSPHLRVLDLRGASRITATGLYALPLEKLECLYWGLYFNSNTMVASKKGIHMLAQKWSSTLRELDLANQPFSEEDMEIAMGHLAHGAGVDLFRSLNLSGTKISSSALRLFITQAPALKYLNLSSCRYLPRGLKRVYHGQEDIQLLLDKLG
- the slc52a2 gene encoding solute carrier family 52, riboflavin transporter, member 2 isoform X1, which encodes MEDLQVFGSSSASAKTIAAELKDDFYSKLVDDFLGAHYGELIELDEKPWKNRMLVQIGLMREEQDLSWVDLIQWLQKIIPMFQSADFRSLIERNTTTALSLTGDARQNFLDSDVNFEFVGPICDSIGIGRRDLLEMSDFSDRAKLTGLTNGLVLELTNFISREKLDPVVLVSWIRNFEPLFCSDGKIQKAYRLLRANLKNFRIQYRNNQRSRKRSRGLLDEFLQSPFDLAPERDADDIEYRRVAMIKAHLRKKRHMSVHKPSAVKEEDEPFDILQTNATVKSPFQHEPKQMPHVIGVKREQRSQNQQTLIQSLEDVEEDPRSDTGDNVTLLDLSVLSWQKIADVYGGKNEAAKVASMDLLQNHFSAMLKEDANLRSLDDKVKESTHPIVPPLNFLRYICQFLFELIDVTEQQMISFGRDLVNTTGEKLGRDKHPRFQSFVNFDESAVTRYIHMASEILCPSEETNPNYRRHWLAFCLERKNPSRLPINRSNRVINYFEAAAGLIHHHEDVVLFVSDLQLLNDNSNILLESVNADANDEALQALVCVVAIVYLKVLGPFWQLLKSDGEYPLFSRYILCLYEKLLEWSQDASCLLQPEAFLNAFLQVPMQEGTFEGVFRYCRANAENQFGTLMRACLQRMMKALAAVLEDNLKDFLPGGEYCKDQPSDIAVQMANCTFSQLMGEYPFGHGYPYEKTRPDKTQAKGCASEGTEQEPASRMTTDEPTSPSVTLSPATSIQKQQQASKHYSMFEGANLNAAKKMKVSRLKQKAQDHIYKKMIVGAVSKYGGPCKSKQDVERLLKKLQGASHAHTREVIRCELNYQKSILGSRDKKLNHIGFSLNDMVSTLKDILPNERVIITSPGENVLDHTEIQETLTQTTSADPQSTSTSQQTQQTDSSIDIKKRKLFAPCYRQNFEFL